The Rhipicephalus sanguineus isolate Rsan-2018 chromosome 4, BIME_Rsan_1.4, whole genome shotgun sequence DNA window AATTTATTCGTACTGAACTCTTCATTTGCTCGACTAATGAAAACTTAATTTCTTTGTCAGTTATGTACAATGTACGATTATCTTTTTGTAGTGCTTTCTCTCCTCTTTGCACAATTCTATAGCTtaaatcaggggtctcaaactcacctcagctagctggccgcagtcactaaatttagtcccgcaagggccaggagaGTGAAAAAGGTTGGAGCGGAgggggtcaacgctgccatttgaaagaaggcctttcccatatctcatatatgggccaTTTCTGAACGAGATTTCACGTCGGGTTTCAAGAACCACATCAATACTGATTTCCAGAATGATTGAAATCTGGACACTAATTTTGAGAtatccacggttatgtttcaacacatggagaccgcatggggtgcctcacaaaaaataTGCTTGAGAACAGACCAGTCTCtgcagcttacccgaacaaagcgtgcTTAATCGCAACATGCGTGAGAATAATgtgagtaccatttagcaaagtcacaagaCTACTACTCCTTGCGAAGCTGTGGGCCGTGTGTTTGAGAACCCTGGTTTAAATTGTAtgttgccaattttttttatcaatCCTTTTAACTGAAAGTAACAGAGCATGTCTGTGTAGCCTCATCTTTTTGTGTAACAtccttttttgcgctaaaaattaACCTATGAACAAACTAGACCATCATAATACTTTACAGATATTATTGTACAGTATACTATCAACTTTCCAAACACACATTtgaagcaagcaagaaaacaaagaatAAAGGAAGTAAACCTTCCATATCCATAAGAGACCCAGTACTGCGCTTGCTTTACAAGTACGATAACGAAGCAATGTGTAACGACTGTAGTTGAATGCGAAAAATATTGTTGAATTCAAAAAATCTTAGCATAATAAACAAGGAAAACATGGGCAAACTTACATCAAGCACAACGCCTTTGAGAGCATCCGTAGGCTTGCTTGTGAGCTGTCGGACCGTGCGAATGGGGTGCTTGATAGCTTCCATGACTGTGAGCCGAGAGGTGTCGCGCACCAGTGACGGCTTACCTAAGCGCATTTCGACATATCGTGCTGCAATGCCTGTGCCCAGCTTGGCCGAGTACACACCAAGAGCCAGCAATGTCACCCCAGCAGCCTGCACACAAAAGAAACAACCGTGAACTGACAGTCGCTCTGAAATAAGTTAAGATTTGAATGAACCGGAACATGCATGCCAACCTAGAGACTTCTAAAATTGGTAGATTtgccgggtggggggggggggggggggaggggaggggcttAAAAAGAAAGGCAACACCTGTGATCGGTCTAGCCTACGAGATTCACCTTGATCTCAAATGGTCACATCAAAAGGGGCCCTTCAGCACTTTACTCAGAAGACGCTGACAATCAGTATTCAAGAGTCCCCAGAACATGTGGCCCAAGTACAGCAAAACACGCAGCAGAGAACTTGCATCTTCATTGCACAGACAGCTAAAAATAACTTCCTTTCCTCTCGGCGAACTGCATAGTTGAAGTGACGAACACAGCTAGTGGCCGATTTCATGAGCATGAAGCATCCCTGGTAAAAAATTATATTGACTCTTTTGagtttaataaataaaaaaagtctcTTTGGAAACACCAAAGCAGCAACTCATCTTAGGCAATCCAGTATCGATTAATGGCCATTTCGTTATTGTCTTGTTTTCTGCTACGTTTGTGTAAGGCGGCACACGCCGTATTATGTACAAGCTATTTCGAACAATATGTGCCTGAGTGGGGGGTCAATTGTCTTGTACTGCACCCACTAAGAGAGTACTTACTGATTCACGTTATGGTTTCCAAAACAAACCACTGGTATGCTTGCCAGGGCACGCTTTGCTTCTTTTACGCACCTTGGAAGCTAGACACCTTGGCAGACATTGGCTTGTGCTTAGTTAATTTAAAGTGCTTCAAAATGTGCAATCAGGGTTTGGTCACTATCCATCGGTGAACCTGACACGTGACAAAATCAGTGAGCATGAAGCTGCGCCAGACTTTAGCACAACAGTAGCTCAGTAGCGCTTTTAGCGCTTGTTAGACCTATACATTCCCTGTTCTCAAATGGCTTGGATTTAAATTCGACTTTGGCTAGCTATCTAGCTTGTGATGGCTATCAATGTAGCAGTGCTACAAGACTCAagttcgtttatttttttatgcTGAATTGAGGCAGTTTATTTGAAGAGTTATGGCCATGCTTGTACAATCTGGAGGACAGGTCAGAAATTGGGAGTCTCCCGTCAAATTGGGAGAGTTAGCAGGTATGTATTTAAGATTACTACATTTTGAAAGGGCCACTACACAGTCACCCCACTACTCTCTGATTACCACTGTAAATGAGAGAAGAGGGGCCACTATGTTTATATGTACATGATGAAAAAAAAGGGCTCTCAGCAATCATCTTAATTCaaaatatcaatttgaagccgtaGTCTCCAAGCTTCCCGCTCCCAACCTGGTGTTTGAATATGAGAGGTTCACAATATATAAcgtgaataaacaaacaaaaaatgtgcaCCAATTTGTTTTGCGTTTTCTGTACGAACCACAAACTTCAAAACAAACTTACCGTGGCTGACACCTTGTCCCAGTCAGTAATGAATGCTCTAAATCCTTCGCCAAACACAGCACCTGCCGTCCTACAAAGACCATGACAGAAAACTGCTAATTCATTTCAATGCTTGGATAGAAAATGATGTGAAACTTTATTTTACATCACCAAATGGGACAACCGAATAAAAGCTCCCTGATGCACACGTTGTATTGCTTTCGGTCACTCTTGGTGTTTGTAAGTTGTTGAAACTTCTCAATATTACTTTTCTTAACTAGTGCTTTCATGTTTTTACATTCGTATAATAACATCTATTTGCAATTTGCTAACGTTACTCTTCTTGACTAGTGCTTTCATGCTTAACTTAAAAATGAATATAATACTCTCAATGCTTTATGTTGTTTTTTTCACTCTGCTGCTTTTCCTTGTACTTACAGGTAAATTCTATGGTGTTATAAGAATATGTGTATGCACATgatgcattttattttttatttttatccaTTTTTTCATTGAACCCACAACCAGCATTAggctatgggtccaaccagtttCAGTAACTCTGTGTGTTCTGTGTCtccaaataaagaaatttaaaCTGAATTGAAACTGAAACAAAAGTGCTCACTTGATTGACTCGAGGACAGTGGCCCTGTTTTCAGCAGCCTTCACCTTGATCTGTTCAATGTAGAGGTCCTGGTTCTCGCGGTCAATCTTGGCCTTGGCCCGCAGCTCAGCCTCCAGCTTCTTCATGTCATTCTTGTGCCGCAGCTCCATCTCGTGCTCTATCGTGGCTGCACACATTATTGAGAAGGATGGAGTACGACACGACACGTCATTGCCTTGATAAGGAGCAGAATGTGATTTCCAACGTGAATAACACTTAGGATACCTTTCCCTTTCGGCTTTCATAGGTGCTTGTTTACAGCAGCCATGGCACTTGTGCTTACGCAGTGCAAGTTACATTACTGTTTACATGAAAAAACCCATTCCAGTTGATACATACTAAAACCCTTTTCTGCAATGTAATACATGCACTCCAATACATGCACTCTAATACATGCACTCCAATAATGCAATCATTAAGGCATGCCCCCACACATCTGACTGCACTGCTTGATATTATGACGCAGTCACGATACTTTTTGTTAGTTACTTGCGAGAAATGTCACAGTGTTTCGGAGGCTTGTGTGTGTTCTCACTTGACGGGCATCGAATTAGCAGCATGAAGCTAATTTCTCATTAGCAATCATGATACAATTGTGCCTAAACAATGCGGCTTGTTTGCCAATGCATGAGCATACAAATACTGCAAGAAGCAAATTCTCACTATGATGTTCAATGCAAAAGTATGACATCATTTTTGTCCGTCAATCTTACAAAATACTTAACGATAAATGGAAGGGAAGAATGTGAAATCACTACGTTTGAAGCCACTTGCTGATGACTTCACATCCAGAACATCATTTCTGATTATTTAAATTATAGCAGTGCAAAAACATGCAATATTAACGGATGAGCTCACCTCTTCTTAAGGCTTCTTGCTTTGCCACTGACTCCTCTTGACGTTTCAAGTTTTCCTCATTTGCTCGTTGCTAAAGAATGACAAAGGAAAGGTTGTGGAAACTACGCTTCAGGAACAAGGGCTCAGGCAAACCGCAATGAAATTTGAGATCATACCTGCTGCAGCAGCTGGTCATCATAGCGCTTCCTTGCAAGCTGATCTTGATATACAGCCCGCTGTACATAAATAGAACATCAATGACAACCTGTTAAAATGAGACATTATTCTCTGCAACACCACAGCACTATGCATGCCAGAAAACTTGAAATGTCACAGATGTGATGGAATTGTGAAGGTAACCATTACTCACAAGGACATAATGTGAGGTCACCCCAACCCTGCAGGCTTCAGTGCCGAGTAAACTAGCCTACTTGGGTGCTTTAACACTGCCAGTGCCTTTAACAGCACAATATTAGTCTTTTCTGTTTCCAGGAACAATAAGCaaatttgtttaaaaaaaaaagaaaccatagTTCCTTTTCATGACATAGTCTAATACAACCCTGAAATGACTCCAGCTATGACTATGTTAGAGTAATCAAATTTACCAGAATGAATTGACTGTCAAAGGCATTTGAATTGCCCCGAACAGGCAAACAAGATGACTAGTGACAATTAAAGCAAGTATTGCACTGTGAACTGCACTTTAGCAGGGTGTGTATAGGAACACGAGGACTTTATGGCACCACGAGATGTCAATATCTAAAAGGCACCCTCTTCCTTTTTTCATGGATGCTCGTGCGGCACGTTAAACATGCTTTTAAGCCAAGCCTCTAAATTCAGGCCACGTCATCCGCTCCAATGAGTTGCACAGTGGCCTGGCTCATGCAGCCAGCTTTTCAATTCTGCAGTAGTTTCCCACGCTTTCAGTGCACCTATTTTGCACTCCCATGGTGTTGTGCCATGAATGACGGCTGCTTGGCCTGACAGCACTGCTAATCAAATACTTCGATGAAAGCTGAAGTAcatgcgactacagcagagcTTGCAACAAACTTCGAAGTGTTGGAGGCTACTAAGCCATGTATAAACATTCACAACAATGTTAAGGAGCGTCTTGCCACCCTCTGGAAGTGGCCACTGTGTCAGCAAACGTAACTCTGGTGAGCTTTGTCTGCATGACACCTTGCACCATAGCGACACCTTGCTAGCACCTCAATGAAATTGAGGGTAACAGTGCATCAGCACACTTTTGCATTCGAGACTTCAGGGCCGTAGTGCAGATGATGAATTGGCACATGTGGTGCGGTGGACAGCGCACAAAATGAACAGACCCAACTACGTCACTAACCTGTTGGTGCTGTTTCGTTTCCTCGGCCAATGTCTTTCTCCGCTCTTCCTGCTGCACTCTGTGGGCATCAAGCTTGGAATTTTCAATGTGGGCTTCAAACTCCTTAATTTTAGTTTGATGCTCCAGTTGCAGCGTCTTCTCCTGCATCTTTGATAGCTCCAGTGCCTCTTTTGCATGACCTTGTGAAGTTGAAACAAGCAAGGGAAGTGACCATTGAGAACATTGTACAAATAGCACACAGCAGTTACTTGAGGTGGTTTATCCATATCAGTAAACACTGGCAAACATTACAAATAAAATGTCATTTCATCAAACTTCAAGGATCCGAAGACAGCCTGAAGCTGACCAATGAAGGGCCAATACAGCATGAAGCCAGTAATCTTTGGCTTCATTTCACAGCAGCCTGCTATGAGGTTAGCAGAGAGGGgcggccaagttttttttttcttcttttttttttttaaggatcaGCTGGTTCTTCTAAACAGAGCCCAGATATCATGCAGAACCATGAAGATCACACAGTAAAACCTTACTGATGCCTTTCCGACGTTAAGGTTGAGAATTAAACACCAGTCCCGTTAAATTCTCATGGAGTCGTGTGTAGAGGCTTCCAATTTTAGATGTTTACCTTCATGGCTGTTATGACCAAGAACTGTGATGGGGCTTATGTGAAGTGATATATGCTGCTGCCGAAGACGGTCACAGCATATACATTGTGCTGCCTCCGTCACAAGAAACACCAACATTGCCCATCTTGTCTTTCCGGCACTTCGCCAGGTCGCCAACTGCCGGCTGGGAGCCAACATCCTTCATTTATTATTATAGCTGTCTTCACGTTTGCGATATGCTTGCACTTCTGTTATCTAACCAATGAACCAAACAATTtgttacgttttcccggatcatacgttCATTTACCATAGTCTCTTGAAAAACACAGACACGGTTATCTGTGCATCTTTTTCTGGTACGTAAACTATTTGAAAGATTTGTGCTACTTTTTGACGGATGCCAACGTTTTCTTTTGGTGTTTCATAATCATCAGCCCTTACGTGACCTGCCAGATCGCAAATTCGATGATCCTCCGGTGCTGCAGCCAAATAATTCCAGACATATCTCGGATAAAGTCGCATGATGCAAGACCGGCGAGAGTACATAGCGGTTACGAGAGACTAGTTAAGAGCCCACAAGAAAGCGCACTCTGGTTTTATTTTGTTCTGGCCAACTGACGAGTACTCACGCGATGCTTCTAAATCACGTGCCGCCTTGGCCGCTCTTTCGAGAGCGCTCGAGTCAAAGTGGTAACCCTCCATCCTCGATGACTTCTTGCCGTCGTCGCCACCGCCACCGGCGGCCGCGCCGCCGCTCTGAACGGGTACACCGAGGCTCGAGAGGTCCGGCATTTCCCCACCACCAGGTTGATCCCTCTTGATCCCAAATAACCACGACATTTCAGATCGACCGCGAAGCTGTGGCCGCGAAACTCGAACCGCTCCTCCGAAAGTTCACCGCGGAAAACACGTGCGCCTCGCGAGCGCCTTCGATGACCGGCTAGGGCAGCGACTACGGACGACTGACGTCGGCTTCTTAGAAATGATCCAGCGTGAAGCCGCAGTAAAAGGCGAAAACTTTTAAATTTAGcccaataaaaacaaagtaatcGAACATTGACATAAGTTGGTGTCTAAACAAACGcgttattttgtttgtttttaatcaTGGAATTACTAGTAGTTTAACGGAGGCATACTGACCTCCTAAACCGTTGCCCTTTGTAAACTTATTAGTGCTAAACTCGAGTGATTTTTTTCGTGTATTCAAAAGCGATAGCCAAGGATTCGATTAGCGACCGCATTACAGCGCGCATGCGGGGGGATGTGTTGATGCTGCTGAGAGCGTCGTCGCTCTGCTGATCAGCGCATGATGTGTTCGAGCAAGGCCATTTCGGCGCTTTCTAACAACTTCAGCTCAATTTAGCCGTCGTGGCCAATCAGCTGCATTTCTTTCATTGCTAGTGTCAACTCTTGTTTAGATAGCCCTCAGATGGATTTGTTCAGCGATCTGCCAGAGCCAGGTATCATTTCGGAAACCCTCTCGGCGTCTCTGTACGGTTTCGTTGACACTGTGTGTCTCGGATTTTTATGCTTTGCATTAAGCAGAAAGCGTGTCCAAGGCCGTTCGGCAGGAGCCCGTGGCCAAGGAGATCCGCCGCAAACTGATCACCAAGGCCCAGAACGACGCACTTTTTGACGATCTGCCATCACCGTCTTCGACCGAGGAGAAGGTTCCTCCGCAGCCGATCAAAAGGCCACGAGATGAAGAGCAGGACGACGCGCAAAACAAGAGGCCCGCGCAAAGTACGAGTGGTCCATCTTCAAGCTCTTCTACCCTCGCTAATTGAGTCCATTTTTTTTGCAGGTGTCATTACGCTCCGTGGCTTCGTGGCGGAGCGCAAGGGAGAGCGGGAGGACATGCAAGATGCGCACGTCATCCAAGATGCTTACCACGCAGACATTCCTCAATTGCACGGTTCCATGTTAGTAACCGCGTGGTGCCCCGTTGGTCAGTTTCGCGAGCGTTTCCTTGTGGGCGACCGTAGCAATGCGCTTTGCAATTCCTTCTTGCATGTATGCTTGTGTTTTGTTGTTGCGGGGGAGCACCGAGCTTGGTATCTGGCGGTTAAATCCTAACAGAACGGGCATTTAGAGTATTTCATCCCGTAAGTCGTGCTGGGCTGACATAAGCCAGATAACGTATTCTTAGAACACCCTCATAAAGCCCAGACACCACTACTCGTCAAGGAATTATAGACAACTGAATCGTTTATTTCTGGCCAGAAAAACAATGAGATGTTACTGAATTACTTGAGCAAACATTAATTGGCAATGATTTGTTAACAAGTAGGACATCACTCCAGCATTGGTGCGGCCATAAATTTTTTTGCAGGAGTGCTTGCATTAGACAGGGTTCTTGGAGAGTTTTGTGCAATTTATCTTCTGTAAACAAATCTTTGGGATGTTGGAGACATGGAGGTACCTTTCTTGCCCCTAGCTACTTATATCCTTACATTCTGGTGTACCAAAAACACTGCTGTGGTCATTGTATTGTGTTTTGTTCGCTTAAATTTTGAAGTATGAAACTCTGAAATAAAAATGATATATTGGGCTTTGTGGATATGCCTATATATAAATACTTATAGCATGGAAGGCTCTCCTTTTCTTAGTGTAATAAGATTGCCCTATCTTCCGTGGCTACTTGTCTGCGAAATAATTGTTGTACAAAGCAGTTAGAGGGACCACATTTAACACAACCCTTTCTTGATGTTGCAGATGTCGGCTTGCATACTATGCTGTCTTTGATGGGCACAATGGTTCCCGAGCGTCACGGCATGCAGCTCAGCAGCTGCATCGGCAACTCGCCACCCGTTTCCCGAAGGGTACTGCCTGCCTCCTCCCCATTCTTGTCTCCCTTGCTTAAACACTTAGGGCCCAAGGTCAGTTTATGTGTCTACATGTTCTCTTGCTTCTCCCTCGGCAGCTGCACCCACGTCATTCATACACGGCGAGGAGGTAAAAGGAAAACCATTCTGCGGGGGCACTCCCGTGTTGTGCTACTACATTCTTGCTTCtccgcatcagctgtaatgtttTGTCATACATGACAGAACATATAGACTGAGCAGTTCAAATGTAAATTGTTGGAAAGTATCAGCCTTCACTGCATTTAATTACACCTGACAATGACATTTCCTGGCACAAATAATTTTATTCTAGATGCGCAATCATTTCGTGACACTGTGAGACGCGGCTATATTCATATTGGGTATCTGCATACAGATCCGCGTTGTGCACATTAAAAACATTTTGTTTGCCAAGTGTTGCTGCTGTTATATTTTTGTGCATTATGACAGGCTCCATTAAACGGTCCCTGATAGAGCTTTTTGGTGTCGTACTTAATGTCTTGAAATTGAAATACAACATGCTGCTGTTGTTTATAATGAGCATTCTGCTTTACTCTCACTAGAGTTAGGAATTTGTTGTAAAATGTACCTTGAAATGTCTAAAGGAGAGTCAACAGTTCAGAACGTCTGTCCAGATAAAATGACACTTGGTTACCCATGTGACAAGACAGGAATTGGGATAGGATACCCTATTATGCAGCCTTCCATTAGTGTATGCTGCTACAGGACCTTCCCTAATATTAATATGCAATACATTATTTTAAGTTTCTTGTATAAGTTATAATGCATGGCTTAATCTTTATTGCTTTTGAGTTAAAAAATGGCGTTGCATTCGGTGTGACATAGTGCCTCATTGCAATGGTGATGAGCGTTGCTGGTCATGGCCACATGCAAAAAGCGTGGTTTAATTTCGGATGAGTTGGCTTAACTTGTTTATCGGCAGACTAAAGGATGGGATGGCATAGGCTGGGTGTTATCTTGTAGTAGGTTGTTTCCAAATACACGCTCTATTGACGGTTTTGTCTGGTCAGCAGAGAGGGATCTCGACGGCTTTTCTAACTGCATTTGGTGGAAGCAATGCAAGAGCTGGAAACACGCAGCAGACACCATGTTTTAGACATCAAATTTTAGGAAAATACGACGGAGGGTCTGTACAGCAATGAACACTGTTTGCAGCAGCTTTTCTTTGTAATAGGTTGCTGAGAACGTCGAAATGTGGACGGTTGATGAAAGTCGCATTCACTCTTGGCAAAAGCTGCCCATCATTCTGTCTTCCCCGTTTGCAAGGCGGACTATCGGCATTACTCTCGCTCCTCAGTGTTGCTGCTCAAGGGACTCCTGTTCTTTAAAGATGGCTCAGATTGATCAGTTCTGATCATAGAATATCCACGTGCAACCACTGCAGGTGTGGACACTTCTCTGTATAAACTTTTTGTTCAACCATAAGAAAAGTGGCTCCTTAGACAGTAGTCCCTTCAAGTAAATAATGTGACAATCAAATTATACTTTGACTTAGGCTAGAAGATCATTTTTTTCTTGCGACAATCCCTATGTTGCAAGTTTTCTGTACTATTCACAAATAGCTTGTACTGCTACTATATATTCTTTGGTCAAATTTTGTCTTTACCTGCTGGAACTGATGATCAGGCACCTGTgctgtttttgaatggcattggTGCAGCTGAAAAGGGAAGTTCGTCTCTTGTTTATTGGAGTGTTAGCTATAGGACACTGTTTTTGATAGAAAACATGTTGTGACGTGTGTTCATCTCCTAATACAAGCTGTACCAGCCCAAAACATGTAGCATAAGCATACTGAACTGTATGAATGTCTGTATGAACTGTATTATTGTATAATTTGCATTATCATCACTTTGCCTAAACTATTTGTGCATCTTTGTGAAAATGCCTGACAGTATGCAGATGACCCAGTTTGACAGTGATTTCCTTTTTCTGCTGTAAAATTTCAGTTCTTTCAAGGTGGCTGTTGTGCAGATGCAACTGAATTTGTCCAATTTACTTTAAAAGACTGGTGTGATGGTTAATATTTTCACAGCTGCAGGCAGCTCTGAAGTGGCACTTACTGTGCTTCTCACACGTTGTGATTACAGGTGACATGAGCCATGTTGAAAAGGAAATCAAGCGAACCATCATGGAAAGCTTCAAGAAGACGGACGAGGATTTCCTGAAGAGGGCAGCGAGTTCCAAGCCCTCTTGGAAAGACGGCACCACAGCTGTCCTTGTGGTTGCCATTAACAACACACTGTACATTGCCAACCTCGGTGACAGCAAAGTCAGTGCCATTCGTGACATGCTGTCCCAAGTGAACCTGCAGCTTTGCAGTTTGGCAACTTTTATATCTCTCGCGTAGCTTAGTGAGATAAAGCTTTAACCGTCACTTGAGCAGATTGTTGGGCACCTGCTTGCGGTGCAGCAGAAATGCAAAATTAACTCATGTTTATTTGCAGCTGTCATTAGCAGCCTTTCTGAAACCTGTATAAATTCTAGCACAGCTTCATTATTGTCCTTTATTTTAATTGTGTAATCAGAGACACTTCTGTGCTAAACTGGAGGCACGCATTATAATTTACTTCATAATGATCGTTCTTATTTTATCATTACTTTTAAAGGCCATCCTGTGCAGATACCACGAGGAGTCGCAGAAGCACATTGCGATCCCATTGAGCAAAGATCACAGTCCAACAGACTATGGTGAAAGGATGCGCATCCAAAAAGCAGGAGGATATGTGAAGTGAGTACTTTTCTCCTGCTTTTCGTGGTTGAGTGAGTGCTGAATATAACCAGTGCCGTCGTCTGATTTGTGCACTGCTCATGAAGCACGAGGCAACGGCAGAAGGAAGTGCATTGCACGATTCGTCACACATTCTGtaggttttctttttctcttgtttCATGCTTCATGAGCACTGTCCAAATTACGAGAGGAACAGTACAGTCAACTGTAGATTTTACGGACGCCTGATTTTCCAGACTTGTtagaaaattcggacgctttcgcagcaccatcaccagccccatagacggtgtataagaacgtccgaaatttcggacgctgaaacttgtCAGCGTCCGATGTTTGCCCAAATTGCAGGCctgaaaggcattaattgaagccctcACCTCTGCCGTGTCTATCATCTCTATGTTAA harbors:
- the LOC119389387 gene encoding integrin-linked kinase-associated serine/threonine phosphatase 2C, with protein sequence MDLFSDLPEPESVSKAVRQEPVAKEIRRKLITKAQNDALFDDLPSPSSTEEKVPPQPIKRPRDEEQDDAQNKRPAQSVITLRGFVAERKGEREDMQDAHVIQDAYHADIPQLHGSICRLAYYAVFDGHNGSRASRHAAQQLHRQLATRFPKGDMSHVEKEIKRTIMESFKKTDEDFLKRAASSKPSWKDGTTAVLVVAINNTLYIANLGDSKAILCRYHEESQKHIAIPLSKDHSPTDYGERMRIQKAGGYVKDGRVLGVLEVSRSIGDGQYKRCGVSCLPDVMRCQLTPADRFLVLACDGLWKVFTSDQVLASVLATLQVGAVPCFFMGFFWDIEAKRYINLQT
- the LOC119389381 gene encoding ATPase family AAA domain-containing protein 3: MSWLFGIKRDQPGGGEMPDLSSLGVPVQSGGAAAGGGGDDGKKSSRMEGYHFDSSALERAAKAARDLEASRHAKEALELSKMQEKTLQLEHQTKIKEFEAHIENSKLDAHRVQQEERRKTLAEETKQHQQRAVYQDQLARKRYDDQLLQQQRANEENLKRQEESVAKQEALRRATIEHEMELRHKNDMKKLEAELRAKAKIDRENQDLYIEQIKVKAAENRATVLESIKTAGAVFGEGFRAFITDWDKVSATAAGVTLLALGVYSAKLGTGIAARYVEMRLGKPSLVRDTSRLTVMEAIKHPIRTVRQLTSKPTDALKGVVLDPKLEERLRDIAIATRNTKKNKGMYRNILMYGPPGTGKTLFAKRLAQHSGMEYALMSGGDVAPMGREGVSAVHKVFDWSQTSRQGVLLFVDEADAFLRKRSSEMISEDLRATLNAFLYRTGEQSNKFMLVLASNTPEQFDWAVSDRVDEMVEFRLPGLEERERMVRLYFDKFVLQPAAEGKRRLKVAQFDYSKLCSEIARITEGLSGREIAKLGVTWQAAAYASDDGVLTEAMIMDRVHDAVKQNRQKVAWQTEEEHRKRTPGGFSTSATPYASHPALPPSTAASS